The following are encoded together in the Naumannella cuiyingiana genome:
- a CDS encoding amidohydrolase family protein codes for METLHLHGTWLPSGEVADRWIVDGVITDEPQSDATTIASDAYLMPGLVDAHCHIGLGPDGAVDRDEAVRQAITDRDSGVLLVRDAGIPADTRWVQERTDLPRTIRCGRHIARAKRYIRNYAEEVEPTDLVGAVERQAADSDGWIKIVADWIDRGSGDLAPLWPREILGSAIDRAHELGVRVAAHVFGEEAVADLVEVGVDCVEHGTGLTDEVIAQMADKAIALDPTLVQIENFPIFAEQGEDKFPTYAKHMRDLFARRFETVGKAHDAGIAIYAGSDAGGLRPHGTIAEEIALLSRVGGADFALGAASWRARDWLGAAGLAEGDPADLVIFDADPRADVTVTASPDRVVLRGRVVTPGQAGSATP; via the coding sequence ATGGAGACGCTGCATCTGCACGGGACGTGGCTGCCGTCGGGCGAGGTGGCCGATCGCTGGATCGTCGACGGGGTGATCACCGACGAGCCGCAATCCGATGCCACGACGATCGCAAGCGATGCGTACCTGATGCCCGGGCTGGTGGACGCCCACTGCCACATCGGGCTCGGCCCGGACGGCGCGGTCGACCGCGACGAGGCGGTACGCCAGGCGATCACCGACCGCGACTCCGGCGTGCTGCTCGTCCGCGACGCCGGCATCCCCGCCGACACCCGCTGGGTGCAGGAGCGCACGGACCTGCCGCGGACCATCCGGTGCGGCCGCCACATCGCCCGCGCCAAGCGCTACATCCGCAACTACGCCGAGGAGGTCGAGCCGACCGATCTCGTCGGCGCCGTCGAGCGGCAGGCCGCCGATTCCGACGGCTGGATCAAGATCGTCGCCGACTGGATCGACCGGGGTTCGGGCGACCTGGCCCCGCTGTGGCCGCGCGAGATCCTCGGGTCCGCCATCGACCGCGCCCACGAGCTGGGGGTACGCGTGGCCGCCCACGTCTTCGGCGAGGAGGCCGTCGCCGATCTCGTCGAGGTCGGCGTCGACTGCGTCGAGCACGGCACCGGACTGACCGACGAGGTGATCGCGCAGATGGCCGACAAGGCAATCGCGCTGGACCCCACCCTGGTGCAGATCGAGAACTTCCCGATCTTCGCCGAGCAGGGCGAGGACAAGTTCCCCACCTACGCCAAGCACATGCGCGATCTGTTCGCCCGCCGCTTCGAGACGGTCGGTAAGGCCCACGATGCCGGCATCGCCATCTACGCCGGCAGCGATGCCGGCGGCCTGCGCCCGCACGGCACGATCGCGGAGGAGATCGCGCTGCTGTCCCGGGTCGGGGGAGCAGACTTCGCGCTCGGCGCCGCGAGCTGGCGGGCCCGGGACTGGCTCGGTGCCGCGGGGCTGGCGGAGGGCGATCCCGCCGATCTGGTGATCTTCGACGCCGATCCGCGAGCCGATGTGACCGTCACCGCCAGCCCGGACCGGGTGGTGCTGCGGGGCCGCGTGGTGACCCCGGGGCAGGCCGGGTCGGCCACCCCGTAA
- a CDS encoding MFS transporter, with translation MTEQPATAGPAEERTAETLSPADARRVAIGALVGTAMEWYDFFLFTAAASLVFNKTFFVTGDPTTSLLASFATFGVGLVARPIGGLLFGWMGDRYGRRRTLLITIVGIGMVTGLIGLLPDYFQIGLAAPLLLMALRVLQGLSVGGEWGGAMTLAIEHAPLHQRSRFAAIPQIGSPIGTIMSSGLFAIIGLIVGQGAAFTAWGWRIPFLLAIPLLAVSLWLRSRLEESPVFVAMLDTRSVDRTPVRSMFRLQWRQLLVASLVAMLGVPGFYLVTAFMISYGNQTLKIDSTVLLVGSLLAAVGQIPTVLICGRLGERFGASRVIIGGAVLSAVAAFPAFALLATRNPIAVAAGMIIAVCLLSVSYAVSGTLMTGLFRPEMRYTGTGMAQNLAGVISGFMPLLATALVAGAGQHWWPAAVLLIAIAALTGLGGILGPRYAVPLAGFRH, from the coding sequence ATGACCGAGCAACCCGCTACCGCCGGCCCCGCCGAGGAACGGACCGCCGAGACCCTCAGCCCCGCCGATGCCCGCCGCGTCGCGATCGGCGCGCTGGTCGGCACCGCCATGGAGTGGTACGACTTCTTCCTCTTCACCGCCGCCGCCAGTCTGGTCTTCAACAAGACCTTCTTCGTCACCGGAGATCCGACGACATCGCTGTTGGCCTCCTTCGCGACCTTCGGCGTCGGCCTCGTCGCGCGCCCCATCGGCGGCCTGCTGTTCGGCTGGATGGGCGACCGGTACGGGCGGCGACGGACGTTGTTGATCACCATCGTCGGAATCGGCATGGTGACCGGTCTGATCGGCCTGCTCCCGGACTACTTCCAGATCGGCCTGGCTGCTCCGCTGTTGCTGATGGCACTGCGGGTGCTGCAGGGGCTCAGCGTCGGCGGGGAGTGGGGCGGTGCGATGACCCTGGCCATCGAGCACGCGCCGTTGCACCAGCGCAGCCGCTTCGCCGCGATCCCGCAGATCGGTTCGCCGATCGGCACGATCATGTCGTCCGGCCTGTTCGCGATCATCGGGCTCATCGTCGGGCAGGGTGCTGCGTTCACTGCCTGGGGCTGGCGGATCCCGTTCCTGCTGGCGATCCCGCTGCTCGCGGTCTCGCTGTGGTTGCGCAGCCGGCTGGAGGAGTCGCCGGTATTCGTGGCGATGCTGGACACGAGGTCGGTCGATCGCACGCCGGTCCGCTCGATGTTCCGCCTGCAGTGGCGCCAGCTACTGGTGGCCAGCCTGGTTGCCATGCTCGGCGTACCGGGCTTCTACCTGGTCACCGCGTTCATGATCAGCTATGGCAACCAGACCCTGAAGATCGACTCGACCGTGTTGCTGGTCGGCAGCCTGCTGGCGGCCGTCGGGCAGATCCCGACGGTGCTGATCTGCGGGCGGCTGGGCGAGCGCTTCGGTGCCAGCCGGGTGATCATCGGCGGCGCGGTGCTGAGCGCCGTGGCGGCCTTCCCGGCCTTCGCGCTGCTGGCCACCCGCAATCCCATCGCGGTCGCCGCCGGCATGATCATCGCCGTCTGCCTGCTGTCGGTCTCCTATGCCGTCTCCGGAACCTTGATGACGGGCCTGTTCCGACCCGAGATGCGCTACACCGGCACCGGAATGGCGCAGAACCTGGCCGGCGTCATCTCCGGCTTCATGCCGCTGCTGGCCACCGCGCTGGTCGCCGGCGCGGGTCAGCACTGGTGGCCGGCCGCGGTGTTGCTGATCGCGATCGCCGCGCTGACCGGCCTCGGCGGCATTCTCGGACCGCGGTACGCCGTCCCGCTGGCGGGCTTTCGGCACTGA
- the rpsP gene encoding 30S ribosomal protein S16, with amino-acid sequence MAVKIRLKRLGKIRTPHYRIVVMDSRQKRDGKAIEEIGQYHPKNDPSIIVVDSERAQYWLGVGAQPTEAVVALFKRSGDWQKFSGDTSPAGIDPQPERTDKTAAFNAALGGSAAAGDAVKTKAKKSAKTDEAKTDEAKADDAKTDEAKADDAKDYGENSFRGENPPEGFEIKGNEDSMKFHTPDSPWYGRTIAEVWFNSPEAAQAAGFVNAVADAGTES; translated from the coding sequence GTGGCTGTCAAGATTCGACTGAAGCGGCTCGGCAAGATCCGCACCCCGCACTACCGCATCGTCGTGATGGACTCGCGGCAGAAGCGCGACGGCAAGGCGATCGAGGAGATCGGCCAGTACCACCCGAAGAACGACCCGTCGATCATCGTCGTCGACTCCGAGCGGGCGCAGTACTGGCTCGGCGTCGGCGCCCAGCCGACGGAGGCCGTGGTGGCGCTGTTCAAGCGCTCCGGCGACTGGCAGAAGTTCAGCGGCGACACCAGCCCCGCCGGGATCGACCCGCAGCCCGAGCGGACCGACAAGACCGCCGCCTTCAATGCCGCCCTCGGTGGCTCGGCCGCCGCCGGCGACGCCGTGAAGACCAAGGCCAAGAAGTCCGCCAAGACCGACGAGGCCAAGACCGACGAGGCGAAGGCCGACGACGCCAAGACCGACGAGGCGAAGGCCGACGACGCCAAGGACTACGGCGAGAACTCCTTCCGTGGGGAGAACCCGCCGGAGGGCTTCGAGATCAAGGGCAACGAGGACTCGATGAAGTTCCACACGCCCGACTCGCCGTGGTACGGGCGGACCATCGCCGAGGTCTGGTTCAACAGCCCCGAGGCGGCGCAGGCGGCCGGCTTCGTCAACGCGGTGGCCGACGCCGGGACCGAGTCCTGA
- a CDS encoding RNA-binding protein, translating to MLADALEHLVRGLVSRPDEVRVADKDLRRGRILEVRVDPSDVGKVIGRQGRTATALRTVIKSLAGRERVQIDFVDVDRPRRGR from the coding sequence ATGCTGGCCGATGCGCTGGAGCATCTGGTCCGCGGGCTGGTCAGCCGGCCCGACGAGGTGCGGGTCGCGGACAAGGATCTGCGCCGCGGCCGGATCCTCGAGGTCCGGGTCGACCCGTCCGATGTCGGCAAGGTGATCGGCCGGCAGGGCCGCACCGCGACCGCCCTGCGTACCGTGATCAAGTCCCTCGCCGGACGCGAGCGCGTGCAGATCGACTTCGTCGACGTCGACCGGCCGCGCCGCGGCCGCTGA
- the rimM gene encoding ribosome maturation factor RimM (Essential for efficient processing of 16S rRNA) — MADSRTVEVRVGRIGRPHGIRGELTITPRTDEPDRRFAAGARVRDAGGRSWTVARSHWHQGRLLVSLDGVDDRTAAELLRGVELYADVPGAETPAGPEEYWDRQLVGLEVRDHAGTPVGRVRGIAHLPAQDLLEIAADGSIHLVPLVAALVVEIDLDKGFLKLADVPGLMG, encoded by the coding sequence GTGGCTGATTCCCGGACGGTCGAGGTCCGGGTGGGGCGGATCGGCCGCCCGCACGGCATTCGCGGCGAGTTGACGATCACGCCGCGTACCGACGAGCCCGACCGGCGCTTCGCCGCCGGCGCACGGGTACGCGATGCCGGCGGCCGGTCCTGGACGGTGGCGCGCAGCCACTGGCACCAGGGCCGGCTGCTGGTCAGCCTCGACGGCGTCGACGACCGCACGGCCGCCGAGCTGTTGCGCGGCGTCGAGCTGTACGCCGATGTGCCGGGCGCCGAGACGCCCGCCGGCCCCGAGGAGTACTGGGATCGCCAGCTCGTCGGCCTGGAGGTGCGCGATCACGCGGGTACGCCTGTCGGCCGGGTTCGCGGCATCGCCCACCTGCCCGCGCAGGACCTGCTGGAGATCGCTGCCGACGGGTCGATCCACCTGGTGCCGCTGGTCGCCGCACTCGTCGTCGAGATCGACCTGGATAAAGGTTTCCTGAAGTTGGCCGACGTGCCGGGCCTGATGGGGTAG
- a CDS encoding polysaccharide deacetylase family protein, producing MAAPLAALVLGLVLSGCTGPSQGIVPGTPPQPGGQGGDEAAPVALAEVDRGLVGGLDEGKLSSKDAGVSDVAVPFDPDSRNLSLAVELATNKGLRNNAMANGTDYTQQWRVVGSSPKAVGIWLDTSSTVEGKPRKVPISVWYDRASDRGVAAPGLISLDGWPAFVSAVTDALPRDADAGAVGEALGQEAAPYGNGPAMGFDAEGNAVLAFRDDLVPGPVRVPRAAIDPLLSPFGIDAQASATAPERFDPGAKLDSRDRKESVGGEDEKAGAEPSEEPQVVDIPQGPGGSGGEASDEPTAEPAARPYPWVGVNCKARECAAMTYDDGPASGTPDVIEAYLAQGQALTFFQLGQVVANDEEMSTFAAAKGMEIASHTYVHDTSLPNRSPEKNKKEFGKTNEMLAKTTGRPPLFMRPPGGAVGKLTRQTAKESGQAIVNWDIDTRDWATKDTVQTAASAQTVKPGGVVLMHDIHAPTVAAAEEIATTMTEKGYSLVTIGELSDYSWDAGKLYCGERDEDACDF from the coding sequence ATGGCTGCGCCGCTCGCGGCACTGGTCCTCGGGCTCGTGCTCAGTGGGTGCACCGGCCCCAGCCAGGGCATCGTCCCCGGTACGCCCCCGCAGCCCGGCGGTCAGGGCGGCGACGAGGCCGCACCCGTCGCGCTCGCCGAGGTCGACCGCGGCCTGGTCGGCGGCCTGGACGAGGGGAAACTGTCCAGCAAGGACGCCGGGGTGAGTGACGTCGCGGTCCCGTTCGATCCCGACTCGCGCAACCTCTCGCTGGCCGTCGAGCTGGCGACCAACAAGGGGCTGCGGAACAACGCGATGGCCAACGGCACGGACTACACCCAGCAGTGGCGGGTGGTCGGCTCCTCGCCCAAGGCCGTCGGGATCTGGCTCGACACCTCCTCGACCGTCGAGGGCAAGCCGCGCAAGGTCCCGATCAGCGTGTGGTACGACCGGGCCAGCGATCGCGGCGTCGCCGCACCCGGGCTGATCAGCCTGGACGGCTGGCCCGCCTTCGTGTCGGCGGTGACCGACGCCCTGCCGCGAGACGCCGATGCCGGCGCGGTCGGCGAGGCGCTCGGCCAGGAGGCGGCGCCCTACGGCAACGGACCGGCGATGGGTTTCGACGCCGAGGGCAATGCGGTGCTGGCGTTCCGGGACGATCTGGTGCCCGGGCCGGTCCGGGTTCCGCGCGCGGCGATCGATCCGTTGTTGTCGCCGTTCGGCATCGACGCGCAGGCCTCGGCGACCGCACCCGAGCGGTTCGACCCGGGCGCGAAGCTCGACTCCCGCGACCGCAAGGAGTCGGTCGGCGGCGAGGACGAGAAGGCCGGCGCCGAACCGTCCGAGGAGCCGCAGGTGGTGGACATCCCGCAGGGGCCGGGCGGTTCCGGCGGGGAGGCCTCCGACGAGCCCACCGCCGAGCCCGCCGCGCGGCCCTATCCCTGGGTCGGTGTGAACTGCAAGGCTCGCGAGTGCGCCGCGATGACCTACGACGACGGTCCTGCCTCGGGCACCCCGGACGTGATCGAGGCCTATCTCGCCCAGGGGCAGGCGCTCACGTTCTTCCAGCTCGGGCAGGTCGTGGCCAATGACGAGGAGATGTCCACCTTCGCCGCCGCGAAGGGGATGGAGATCGCCAGCCACACCTATGTGCACGACACGTCGCTGCCGAACCGCTCCCCGGAGAAGAACAAGAAGGAGTTCGGCAAGACGAACGAGATGCTGGCCAAGACCACCGGCCGACCCCCGCTGTTCATGCGTCCGCCGGGTGGCGCCGTGGGCAAGCTGACCCGCCAGACCGCGAAGGAGTCGGGACAGGCGATCGTCAACTGGGACATCGACACCCGCGACTGGGCGACCAAGGACACCGTCCAGACCGCTGCCTCCGCGCAGACGGTCAAGCCGGGCGGCGTGGTGCTGATGCACGACATCCACGCCCCGACCGTCGCCGCCGCCGAGGAGATCGCCACTACGATGACCGAGAAGGGCTACAGCCTGGTCACCATCGGCGAGCTCAGCGACTACTCCTGGGACGCCGGCAAGCTGTACTGCGGCGAGCGCGACGAGGACGCCTGCGACTTCTGA
- a CDS encoding succinate dehydrogenase cytochrome b subunit has translation MVSKYVMAITGLIMLLFLIGHMLGNLKLFAGAEEFNHYAEGLRTLGEPILPYSAGLWAIRPVLLLAVILHIVSAVRLTQRDRAAVGPGRRYVSTQHRTGVQRTYASFTMRWGGLTIALFVIYHLLQFTLLPKLVLDPATNGAFPGSGLADPYVRTVTAFTVWWVVLIYAAAIVALGMHLRHGIYSAVATLGGIRTPRARTRALAWSAGIALVLSLGFLIPPFACLFGVVQP, from the coding sequence GTGGTCTCGAAATACGTGATGGCCATCACCGGTCTGATCATGTTGCTCTTCCTGATCGGTCACATGCTGGGCAACCTCAAGCTGTTCGCCGGCGCCGAGGAGTTCAACCACTACGCGGAGGGCCTGCGTACCCTCGGCGAGCCGATACTGCCCTACAGCGCAGGGCTGTGGGCGATCCGCCCGGTGCTGCTGCTCGCGGTGATCCTGCACATCGTCTCGGCGGTACGCCTGACCCAGCGCGACCGCGCGGCCGTCGGACCGGGCCGGCGCTACGTGTCGACCCAGCACCGCACCGGCGTGCAGCGCACCTATGCGTCCTTCACCATGCGCTGGGGCGGCCTGACCATCGCCTTGTTCGTGATCTACCACCTGCTGCAGTTCACGCTGTTGCCGAAGCTGGTGCTCGACCCCGCCACCAACGGCGCCTTCCCCGGCTCCGGTCTGGCCGACCCGTACGTGCGCACGGTCACCGCCTTCACGGTGTGGTGGGTCGTGTTGATCTACGCCGCGGCCATCGTCGCCCTCGGGATGCACCTGCGCCACGGCATCTACAGCGCGGTCGCCACCCTCGGCGGAATCCGCACCCCGCGCGCCCGGACCCGGGCGCTGGCCTGGTCCGCCGGCATTGCGCTGGTGCTGTCCCTCGGATTCCTGATCCCGCCCTTCGCCTGCCTGTTTGGAGTTGTGCAGCCATGA
- a CDS encoding fumarate reductase/succinate dehydrogenase flavoprotein subunit, translating to MTTETAPTTEPTTDDAPDRTLGIDSDDYLILGDPIADTKAPGGEIKDRWARRRFEARLMNPANRRKIKIIVVGTGLAGASAAATLGEAGYQVQAFCYQDSPRRAHSIAAQGGINAAKNYKNDGDSIERLFYDTVKGGDYRSRESNVFRLSEVSVNIIDQCVAQGVPFAREYGGLLDTRSFGGVQVQRTFYARGQTGQQLLIGAYQALERQINAGTVTMFTRHDMLDLILVDGKARGIVTRDLITGEVEPHLADCVILCTGGYGNVFFLSTNAMGCNVTASWRAHRKGALFGNPCYTQIHPTCIPVSGDYQSKLTLMSESLRNDGRIWVPKSGEDKRDPREIPEADRDYYLERRYPAFGNLVPRDIASRAAKYVCDEGRGVGPGGLGVYLDFADAIARLGRKAVEAKYGNLFDMYAQITGENPYEVPMRIYPAVHYTMGGLWVDYDLQSTIPGLFVGGEANFSDHGANRLGASALMQGLADGYFVLPYTVPDYLAAGKFEPVAKDDPAVVEVVDAVNARLEKLLSIKGSRTVDSFHRELGKIMWEYCGMERTDAGLRKAIVEIRQLREEFWSDVLVTGTEHELNQSLERACRVADFMELGELMCIDALARRESAGGHFRAESQTEDGEALRHDDEFAHVAAWEWNGGDKPILHKEPLVYDYVEMKQRSYK from the coding sequence ATGACCACCGAGACCGCCCCGACGACAGAGCCGACGACCGACGACGCGCCGGACCGCACCCTGGGAATAGATTCGGACGACTACCTGATCCTCGGCGACCCGATCGCCGACACCAAGGCCCCCGGCGGAGAGATCAAGGACCGGTGGGCCAGGCGCCGTTTCGAGGCCCGGCTGATGAACCCGGCCAACCGGCGCAAGATCAAGATCATTGTCGTCGGGACCGGGCTGGCCGGGGCCTCGGCCGCGGCGACGCTCGGCGAGGCCGGCTACCAGGTGCAGGCGTTCTGCTACCAGGACAGCCCCCGGCGAGCGCACTCGATCGCCGCCCAGGGCGGCATCAACGCGGCGAAGAACTACAAGAACGACGGCGACTCGATCGAGCGGCTGTTCTACGACACCGTGAAGGGCGGCGACTACCGCTCGCGGGAGTCGAATGTCTTCCGGCTCTCCGAGGTCAGCGTCAACATCATCGACCAGTGCGTCGCCCAGGGCGTACCGTTCGCGCGCGAGTACGGCGGCCTGCTCGACACCCGTTCCTTCGGCGGCGTGCAGGTGCAGCGCACGTTCTACGCCCGCGGGCAGACCGGACAGCAGTTGCTGATCGGGGCGTACCAGGCGCTGGAGCGCCAGATCAACGCCGGCACCGTGACCATGTTCACCCGGCACGACATGCTGGACCTGATCCTGGTCGACGGCAAGGCCCGTGGCATCGTCACCCGCGATCTGATCACCGGCGAGGTCGAGCCCCACCTGGCCGACTGCGTGATCTTGTGCACCGGCGGCTACGGCAACGTGTTCTTCCTGTCCACGAATGCGATGGGCTGCAATGTCACCGCGAGCTGGCGGGCGCACCGCAAGGGCGCGCTGTTCGGCAATCCGTGCTACACCCAGATCCACCCGACCTGCATCCCGGTCTCCGGCGACTACCAGTCCAAGCTCACCCTGATGAGCGAATCGCTGCGCAACGACGGCCGGATCTGGGTGCCGAAGAGCGGGGAGGACAAGCGCGATCCGCGCGAGATCCCCGAGGCCGACCGCGACTACTACCTGGAGCGGCGCTATCCGGCGTTCGGCAACCTGGTGCCGCGCGACATCGCCTCCCGCGCCGCGAAGTATGTCTGCGATGAGGGCCGCGGCGTCGGCCCGGGTGGCCTGGGCGTCTACCTGGACTTCGCCGACGCGATCGCGCGGCTCGGTCGCAAGGCCGTCGAGGCGAAGTACGGGAACCTGTTCGACATGTACGCCCAGATCACCGGCGAGAACCCGTATGAGGTGCCGATGCGGATCTATCCCGCGGTGCACTACACGATGGGCGGCCTGTGGGTGGACTACGACCTGCAGTCGACCATTCCCGGGCTGTTCGTCGGGGGCGAGGCGAACTTCTCCGACCACGGCGCCAACCGGCTCGGCGCCTCGGCGCTGATGCAGGGCCTGGCCGACGGCTACTTCGTGTTGCCCTACACCGTGCCCGACTACCTGGCGGCCGGGAAGTTCGAGCCGGTCGCCAAGGACGATCCAGCGGTGGTCGAGGTGGTCGATGCCGTCAACGCACGGCTGGAGAAGCTGTTGTCGATCAAGGGCAGCCGCACGGTCGACTCCTTCCACCGCGAGCTCGGCAAGATCATGTGGGAGTACTGCGGCATGGAGCGGACCGACGCCGGGTTGCGCAAGGCGATCGTCGAGATCCGCCAGCTCCGCGAGGAGTTCTGGTCCGACGTGTTGGTGACCGGCACCGAACACGAGCTGAACCAGTCGCTGGAGCGCGCCTGCCGGGTCGCCGACTTCATGGAGCTCGGCGAGCTGATGTGCATCGATGCGCTGGCCCGGCGCGAGTCCGCCGGCGGTCACTTCCGGGCGGAGTCGCAGACCGAGGACGGCGAGGCGCTGCGCCACGACGACGAGTTCGCCCATGTCGCCGCGTGGGAGTGGAATGGCGGCGACAAGCCGATCCTGCACAAGGAACCGCTGGTCTATGACTACGTCGAGATGAAGCAACGCAGCTACAAGTGA
- a CDS encoding succinate dehydrogenase/fumarate reductase iron-sulfur subunit — MKITLRVWRQKGPDEPGHMQTIEVPDVSEHMSFLEMLDVVNERLTLDGEEPIAFDSDCREGICGMCGVVINGVPHGRADSKVPTTTCQLHMRSFSDGDTIDVEPFRAEAFGVIKDLCVDRSALDRIIASGGYISVNTGSAPEANANAVPKDNADHAFESATCIGCGACVAACPNASGMLFTSAKVTHLGLLPQGQPERDSRVLAMVAQHDAEGLGGCTNIGECTAVCPKGIPFDNISRLNRDLLGALARGE, encoded by the coding sequence GTGAAGATCACCTTGCGCGTGTGGCGCCAGAAGGGCCCCGACGAGCCCGGGCACATGCAGACCATCGAGGTTCCCGATGTCTCCGAGCACATGTCCTTCCTGGAGATGCTCGACGTCGTCAACGAGCGGCTCACGCTCGACGGTGAGGAACCGATCGCCTTCGACTCCGACTGTCGCGAGGGCATCTGTGGGATGTGCGGCGTGGTGATCAACGGCGTACCCCACGGTCGGGCCGACTCGAAGGTGCCGACCACCACCTGCCAGTTGCACATGCGGTCGTTCTCCGACGGCGACACCATTGACGTCGAGCCGTTCCGGGCCGAGGCCTTCGGCGTGATCAAGGACCTCTGCGTCGACCGCAGCGCCCTGGACCGGATCATCGCCTCCGGCGGCTACATCTCGGTGAACACCGGCTCCGCGCCCGAGGCCAATGCCAACGCCGTGCCGAAGGACAATGCCGATCACGCCTTCGAGTCGGCGACCTGCATCGGCTGCGGTGCCTGCGTCGCCGCCTGCCCGAACGCGTCGGGGATGTTGTTCACCTCCGCCAAGGTGACCCACCTCGGCCTGCTGCCCCAGGGCCAGCCCGAGCGGGACAGCCGGGTGCTCGCGATGGTCGCCCAGCACGACGCCGAGGGCCTCGGCGGCTGCACCAACATCGGCGAGTGCACCGCGGTCTGCCCGAAGGGCATCCCGTTCGACAACATCAGCCGCCTGAACCGCGACCTGCTCGGCGCCCTCGCCCGGGGGGAATGA